Proteins encoded together in one Cicer arietinum cultivar CDC Frontier isolate Library 1 chromosome 4, Cicar.CDCFrontier_v2.0, whole genome shotgun sequence window:
- the LOC101490391 gene encoding protein kinase STUNTED-like gives MFTACDGARTVVVAVKMESHTHSIQLLTWSLVNVARPGDLLLALHVLRNDEIVNRDGKSSLFSLVKAFDSVLSAYEGFCNLKQVDLKLKICRGSSVRRILVREANEYCASHVIVGKPQGLSKIRPSISIARYCAKKLSKDCCVLAVDNGKVVFKRDGSPTNRADIKGRIGFLGSIQWTLSKSSKVLNDDMHEKGTNEKISDQRLVNLFMDCKEVIGGKKSFSIFDSTAAILPESFCRQAADQESFCDGAGNSEKYSLALVPVKVSDADWKPGWPLLHSKISLPNRKSSERSSFHRISVVQWAMQLPSRDLYYAANDNKDQILGLDSKSGALVPVDTEIGIVASPEHESRSIPKELEGLHEKYSSTCRLFMYQELVSATSNFLPENLIGKGGSSQVYRGCLPDGKELAVKILNPSDDVLKEFVLEIEIITALHHKNIISLLGFCFEDDNLLLVYDFLSRGSLEENLHGNKKNPLVFGWTERYKVALGVAEALEYLHNKGDQPVIHRDVKSSNVLLSEDFEPQLSDFGLAKWASTSSSHITCTDVAGTFGYLAPEYFMYGKVNDKIDVYAFGVVLLELLSGRKPINGDYPKGQESLVMWASPVLNSGKISQLLDPSLDDNYDHEEMERMVLAATLCIQRAPGARPQMSLITKVLKGDADVIMWAKVEINALKVPEMFDEEEACPLSKLQSHLNLALLDVEDDTLSLCSVDQNVSLEDYLRGRWSRSSSFD, from the exons ATGTTCACCGCATGCGACGGAGCCCGTACTGTTGTGGTCGCCGTCAAGATGGAATCTCACACTCACTCTATACAGTTGCTTACGTGGTCGTTGGTTAATGTCGCTCGACCTGGTGATCTTCTTCTCGCTCTTCATGTTCTCAGAAATGATG AAATTGTGAATCGAGATGGAAAATCTTCTCTGTTTTCTCTTGTCAAAGCATTCGACTCTGTTCTTTCTGCTTATGAAGGATTCTGCAATTTGAAACAG GTGGATTTGAAGCTAAAAATTTGCCGGGGTTCATCAGTGAGGAGAATTCTTGTTAGAGAAGCAAATGAATATTGTGCAAGTCATGTTATAGTTGGAAAACCACAAGGTCTTAGTAAAATTAGGCCATCTATTTCTATAGCTAGGTACTGTGCTAAGAAGTTATCAAAGGATTGTTGTGTTCTTGCTGTTGATAATGGGAAAGTTGTGTTCAAGAGAGATGGTTCACCGACAAATCGAGCTGACATAAAAG GTCGAATTGGATTTCTCGGTTCGATTCAATGGACGCTAAGCAAGAGTTCAAAAGTACTAAATGATGATATGCATGAAAAGGGTACTAATGAAAAGATTTCAGATCAGAGGTTGGTTAATCTTTTTATGGATTGTAAGGAAGTCATTGGAGGGAAGAAGAGTTTCTCGATTTTTGATTCGACCGCAGCGATATTGCCAGAGTCGTTTTGCCGTCAAGCTGCAGATCAAGAGTCTTTTTGTGATGGTGCCGGTAATAGTGAGAAGTACTCATTGGCTTTGGTGCCTGTAAAGGTcagtgatgctgattggaaaCCTGGTTGGCCACTACTACATAGTAAAATTTCATTACCAAACAGAAAATCTTCTGAAAGATCCTCGTTTCATCGAATCTCTGTGGTCCAGTGGGCGATGCAGTTGCCCTCCAGAGATCTTTATTATGCTGCAAATGATAATAAAGATCAAATTTTGGGTCTAGATAGCAAAAGTGGTGCTCTTGTTCCGGTGGATACTGAAATCGGGATTGTTGCTTCACCTGAACACGAATCGAGAAGCATTCCAAAAGAATTGGAGGGTCTTCATGAGAAATATTCATCTACTTGTAGATTGTTTATGTACCAAGAACTTGTATCAGCAACATCAAATTTCTTGCCTG AAAATTTGATCGGGAAAGGAGGAAGTAGTCAGGTTTATAGAGGCTGTCTTCCTGATGGCAAGGAACTTGCTGTTAAGATCTTAAATCCTTCTGATGATGTTTTGAAGGAGTTTGTTTTAGAGATTGAAATTATTACTGCTTTACATCATAAAAACATCATTTCCCTCCTTGGATTCTGCTTTGAAGATGACAATCTTCTTTTGGTCTATGATTTCTTATCAAGAGGGAGCCTTGAAGAAAACCTTCATG GTAATAAGAAAAATCCACTTGTGTTTGGTTGGACTGAGAGATATAAGGTGGCATTAGGTGTTGCCGAGGCTTTGGAGTATCTGCATAATAAAGGCGACCAACCTGTGATCCATCGCGATGTAAAATCATCGAATGTGTTATTATCTGAGGATTTTGAACCTCAG CTCTCTGACTTTGGACTTGCTAAATGGGCATCAACCTCATCATCACATATAACATGCACAGATGTTGCAGGAACCTTTGG TTACTTGGCTCCTGAATACTTTATGTATGGTAAAGTAAATGATAAGATTGATGTCTATGCATTTGGTGTGGTGCTTCTTGAGCTTCTTTCAGGGAGAAAGCCTATAAATGGTGATTATCCCAAAGGTCAAGAGAGCCTTGTCATGTGG GCAAGTCCAGTTCTAAATAGTGGGAAGATTTCACAATTGTTGGATCCTAGTTTGGATGATAACTATGACCATGAAGAGATGGAAAGGATGGTCTTAGCAGCCACACTTTGTATCCAACGTGCTCCGGGAGCTAGGCCTCAAATGAGCCTT ATCACAAAGGTCCTTAAAGGTGATGCTGATGTAATAATGTGGGCAAAAGTTGAAATTAATGCTTTGAAAGTACCAGAAAtgtttgatgaagaagaagctTGTCCACTTTCTAAGTTACAGTCACACCTTAATCTTGCACTGCTTGATGTTGAGGATGACACACTCTCCTTGTGCAGTGTTGACCAAAATGTTTCTTTGGAAGACTACCTAAGAGGCAGGTGGAGCCGCTCATCTAGTTTTGATTGA